The DNA window CGAACTGGAGCTTGCGAGCGTTAGATGCTGCGGCCAGGGCGATACCGGCGATCGCGTAGACGGGGAACGGCACGGCTGGCAACTGCAGGTGCAGCATCCACTGCACCAACTCTACCAACACGAACATGAAAAAAAATGCGACCAGCCACAATCCCATCGCCAGCACTCCTCGCAAACGCACATTATTCTAAACGCCATTTCTAGGAGGCGGGTTTCCCTCGGGTGCCGCAAGCTTCACTACACTGCAAAGACGGCACCCTTGCCGCGCTATTGCAAGAACCCGGTTATGACCGCATCACCTGCCTTGCCGATCTCTGCCATTCTCGTGCCACAGGGTGCCGAATATTGCGCTGTCCGTCGCGGATTGCCGCGCGCATCTGCTCCCGTCGCGATTGCGGTTCCGGCCGGCAGCGAGGCGATCGCTCGCTTCGTCCGCGCGCATCCCCTGCCCACGAGCGGTTCGCTGCTTCTAGTTGGATTGTGCGGCAGTCTGTCGCCCGACTTGCCCGTGGGTACTGCGGTACTCTACCGCGACTGCCGCGATCGCGACCGGACACTCGCCTGCGATCGCGTCCTGACTGCCCGGTTGCAAGCGCAACTGCCAGCGGCGGCTATCTCGTCGGGGTATACAGCGGATCGTGTTATCTGCTCGGTTGCCGAAAAGCAAGCACTGCGAGCGGAGTTCGGTACCGATGTCGTGGATATGGAAGGCAGCGGACTGCTGGCAGCCTTGCCGAACCGGTCGATTGCCATGCTGCGTGCGGTCAGCGACGGGTGCGATCGGGACTTGCCCGACCTCAGTCGGGCCATTGATGCCAGCGGACAACTGCAACCGCTGACCGTTGCCGCCGAGTTACTGC is part of the Rubidibacter lacunae KORDI 51-2 genome and encodes:
- a CDS encoding phosphorylase family protein, which produces MTASPALPISAILVPQGAEYCAVRRGLPRASAPVAIAVPAGSEAIARFVRAHPLPTSGSLLLVGLCGSLSPDLPVGTAVLYRDCRDRDRTLACDRVLTARLQAQLPAAAISSGYTADRVICSVAEKQALRAEFGTDVVDMEGSGLLAALPNRSIAMLRAVSDGCDRDLPDLSRAIDASGQLQPLTVAAELLRQPVASVRFALAATRALSALTDAVACVFAS